The Streptomyces sp. Je 1-332 genome has a window encoding:
- a CDS encoding MerR family transcriptional regulator has product MDTEPLLSIGEFAARARLSPKALRLYDRLGLLTPAYVDESTGYRHYRAAQVERARTVVLLRRLGMPLADITATVRLDGEQAERAVAAYWADIEERHAERRTLVGYLRGRLSERGSEMYGKEFEIKTVDVPEQCVISESRHLLSEELPVWIGASTRRLEEAAESECGGVAASPFVVYHAEVTQDSDGPAEACVPVRDAAAARAWAAKAGGRRGTKSRVEPAHRIAYTRITKAQVSYPQILGAFEAVEAWVTRESLEVAGPCREIYFVEWDAAGPEDPVCDVAFPVAPAQ; this is encoded by the coding sequence ATGGACACCGAACCGCTGCTCTCCATCGGCGAGTTCGCGGCCCGCGCCCGGCTCTCGCCCAAGGCACTGCGCCTGTACGACCGCCTCGGGCTGCTGACCCCCGCGTACGTCGACGAGTCCACCGGCTACCGCCACTACCGCGCGGCGCAGGTGGAACGCGCCCGCACGGTCGTCCTGCTGCGCCGCCTCGGGATGCCGCTCGCGGACATCACCGCGACGGTACGGCTCGACGGGGAGCAGGCCGAGCGGGCGGTCGCCGCGTACTGGGCGGACATCGAGGAGCGGCACGCGGAGCGGCGCACGCTCGTGGGGTATCTCCGTGGACGACTGTCCGAGAGAGGTTCCGAGATGTACGGGAAAGAGTTCGAGATCAAGACCGTCGACGTGCCGGAGCAGTGCGTCATCTCCGAGAGCAGGCACCTCCTGTCCGAGGAGCTGCCCGTCTGGATCGGCGCGTCGACGCGCCGCCTGGAGGAGGCCGCCGAGAGCGAGTGCGGCGGGGTGGCGGCCTCGCCGTTCGTCGTCTACCACGCCGAGGTCACCCAGGACAGCGACGGTCCCGCGGAGGCCTGCGTGCCGGTCAGGGACGCGGCGGCGGCGCGGGCGTGGGCGGCGAAGGCGGGCGGCCGGCGGGGCACGAAGTCCCGTGTGGAGCCCGCCCACCGGATCGCGTACACCCGCATCACCAAGGCCCAGGTCTCCTATCCGCAGATCCTCGGCGCGTTCGAGGCGGTGGAGGCATGGGTGACGCGCGAAAGCCTGGAGGTCGCGGGCCCGTGCCGCGAGATCTACTTCGTGGAGTGGGACGCCGCGGGCCCCGAGGACCCGGTGTGCGACGTGGCGTTCCCGGTGGCCCCGGCGCAGTGA
- a CDS encoding serine/arginine repetitive matrix protein 2, which yields MYPYGPPPGPPPRIDARQLRPRQRWFVVAALIAAVCVGVGIASFVLTLTSTVDSVDDGKAFASGRSVTLRFGPDDDAAIYVRSPFAARAHCAIVSGPTGSEPRVTTPDSTFTVTKGGGEWERAFVLKSETAGDYRVRCDDPRGALTFAPGDDADLASFVGGIVVTVVVPLLGLLAASGIAIIVGVRRGRHRRWLEAQAYYGHRGAGNGGG from the coding sequence ATGTATCCCTATGGGCCACCGCCCGGGCCGCCGCCCCGCATAGACGCGCGGCAACTACGGCCCCGGCAGCGGTGGTTCGTCGTGGCCGCGCTGATCGCGGCGGTCTGCGTGGGCGTCGGCATCGCGAGTTTCGTGCTGACGCTGACCTCGACGGTGGACTCCGTCGACGACGGCAAGGCGTTCGCGAGCGGGCGGTCCGTCACGCTGCGGTTCGGGCCCGATGACGACGCCGCCATCTACGTACGCAGCCCCTTCGCCGCCCGCGCGCACTGCGCGATCGTCTCCGGGCCCACCGGCTCCGAGCCACGGGTGACCACCCCCGACAGCACCTTCACCGTCACCAAGGGCGGCGGCGAGTGGGAGCGGGCGTTCGTGCTGAAGTCGGAGACGGCCGGGGACTACCGCGTGAGGTGCGACGACCCGCGCGGCGCCCTCACCTTCGCCCCCGGTGACGACGCCGACCTCGCGTCCTTCGTCGGCGGCATCGTCGTGACGGTCGTCGTGCCGCTCCTCGGCCTCCTCGCGGCCTCCGGCATCGCGATCATCGTCGGGGTACGGCGCGGAAGGCACCGCCGGTGGCTGGAGGCGCAGGCGTACTACGGCCACCGCGGCGCCGGCAACGGCGGCGGCTGA
- a CDS encoding transglycosylase domain-containing protein, which translates to MGTHTQGKPARKPGNPRARKPSRRRRGQRLVDYPRTGRRGLRRWLPSWRQSAGALGFSLSALVCLFGLVYASVDIPDENAAARREANVYYWADGTQMVSTGDVNRQNVRLSEIPDAVENAVIAAENDTFYSDSGVSPKGLARAAVNMVRGQETQGGSTITQQYVKNTYLSQDQTVTRKVKEFVIALKVDRKKSKREILQGYLNTSWFGRGAYGIEAAAHAYYGIPARELDPSQGAALAALLKGAEQYDPSVSAVNHRRSEARWKWILDRQVAAGLMKPAVRGKFTTYPEPHRESRATSLGGQTGYLVDVANKYVKQHTSLTDKDLARGGYKIHTTFDKDKVRRLKRAVEGVLDRGIDPKKRDADKGVQVGAASVRPADGAIVALYGGADATEHFTNNADTTGVPVGSAFKPFVLASALENGLRTPAGRGTRGTRWQPASAGSFYADDGLLQESATPTSSPADSPADSPARRHAGGGAAGPDAAHPTLRQALAKGGNATYVRLGKDVGWERVRRTAVASGLLESSMARLERTFPVGTSTPSAIRMAGAYGTFVNRGLRHDPYSVTKVVKGDEAAAGLARPGARRALDPDVADETAEAMRGVGTSAVDRPVVAGRTGDQDRLRSAWFTATTEELSTSVTMFRTGPDEPQLLPMSGVGGAKSQHGNVFPVRIWQDYVK; encoded by the coding sequence ATGGGGACACACACGCAGGGAAAGCCGGCGCGCAAGCCCGGGAATCCGCGCGCCCGCAAGCCGAGCCGCCGACGTCGAGGTCAACGTCTCGTCGACTATCCACGCACCGGCAGACGCGGGCTCCGGCGGTGGCTTCCCTCCTGGCGGCAGTCGGCCGGAGCCCTCGGCTTCAGCCTCTCCGCCCTGGTCTGCCTCTTCGGGCTCGTGTACGCCTCCGTCGACATCCCCGATGAGAACGCGGCCGCCCGGCGCGAAGCCAACGTCTACTACTGGGCCGACGGCACGCAGATGGTGAGCACCGGTGACGTGAACCGGCAGAACGTGCGGCTGTCGGAGATTCCCGACGCCGTCGAGAACGCCGTCATCGCCGCCGAGAACGACACCTTCTACAGTGACTCCGGCGTCTCGCCAAAGGGCCTGGCCCGCGCCGCCGTCAACATGGTCCGCGGCCAGGAGACGCAGGGCGGCTCCACCATCACCCAGCAGTACGTGAAGAACACCTACCTCTCCCAGGACCAGACGGTGACGCGGAAGGTCAAGGAGTTCGTCATCGCGTTGAAGGTGGACCGGAAGAAGAGCAAGCGCGAGATTCTGCAGGGGTATCTCAACACCAGTTGGTTCGGGCGCGGCGCCTATGGGATCGAGGCCGCCGCCCACGCCTATTACGGCATCCCCGCGCGGGAGTTGGATCCGAGCCAGGGGGCAGCGCTCGCCGCGTTGTTGAAAGGCGCCGAGCAGTACGACCCCTCCGTCAGCGCCGTCAACCACCGCCGCTCCGAGGCCCGTTGGAAGTGGATACTCGACCGGCAGGTCGCGGCCGGGCTCATGAAACCCGCGGTGCGCGGGAAGTTCACCACCTATCCCGAGCCCCACAGGGAGTCCCGCGCCACCAGCCTCGGCGGTCAGACCGGCTATCTCGTCGATGTCGCGAACAAGTACGTCAAGCAGCACACCTCCCTCACCGACAAGGACCTCGCGCGCGGCGGCTACAAGATCCACACCACCTTCGACAAGGACAAGGTGCGGCGCCTGAAGCGCGCTGTCGAGGGCGTACTCGACCGCGGCATCGACCCGAAGAAGCGCGACGCCGACAAGGGCGTGCAGGTGGGGGCCGCCTCCGTGCGGCCGGCCGACGGCGCCATCGTCGCCCTGTACGGAGGGGCCGACGCCACCGAGCACTTCACCAACAACGCCGACACGACCGGCGTCCCCGTCGGGTCCGCCTTCAAGCCGTTCGTCCTGGCGTCGGCCCTGGAGAACGGCCTGCGCACCCCGGCCGGGCGCGGCACCCGCGGCACCCGGTGGCAGCCCGCCTCGGCCGGGAGCTTCTACGCCGATGACGGCCTCCTCCAGGAATCCGCCACCCCCACGAGCAGCCCCGCGGACAGCCCCGCGGACAGCCCCGCACGCCGCCACGCCGGCGGCGGGGCTGCCGGGCCCGACGCCGCTCACCCCACCCTCCGCCAAGCCCTGGCGAAAGGCGGCAACGCCACCTACGTACGCCTCGGCAAGGACGTCGGGTGGGAGCGGGTGCGGCGCACCGCCGTCGCGTCCGGGCTCTTGGAGAGCAGCATGGCGCGCCTGGAGCGGACCTTCCCCGTCGGAACGTCGACGCCCAGCGCGATCCGCATGGCCGGCGCCTACGGCACGTTCGTCAACCGCGGCCTACGGCACGACCCGTACTCGGTGACCAAGGTCGTCAAGGGCGACGAGGCCGCCGCCGGGCTCGCGCGGCCCGGCGCGCGGCGCGCGCTCGATCCGGATGTCGCCGACGAGACGGCCGAGGCGATGCGGGGTGTCGGCACGTCAGCCGTCGACCGCCCGGTCGTCGCCGGGCGCACCGGGGACCAGGACCGCCTCAGGTCGGCGTGGTTCACCGCCACCACCGAGGAGTTGTCGACCTCCGTGACGATGTTCCGGACAGGACCGGACGAGCCGCAGCTGCTTCCCATGTCGGGGGTGGGCGGGGCGAAGTCGCAGCACGGGAACGTCTTTCCGGTACGGATCTGGCAGGACTACGTGAAGTAG